One Helianthus annuus cultivar XRQ/B chromosome 7, HanXRQr2.0-SUNRISE, whole genome shotgun sequence genomic region harbors:
- the LOC118480324 gene encoding uncharacterized protein LOC118480324 — protein MPPQNPGDSWCYHYDKLWDSFDKMEEPEEEEDFFDELDILREYESSQERFPAEYFTRPRQTSNDDEAGPSNAGEHDDVQQNEVAQDNQSEQNDNQESENMPIFDRGDSDSEGEQIQGSSQTNTISEQGANQNVTNLEGDVDVPSEVMPRTLSYYPEELIIGELQSGVRTRRQIDQGLTCFYSIVAPLQTDFSLSCFISQIEPRTYKEALTEDSWVNAMLECDNCAL, from the coding sequence atgccgccgcagaatcctggagattcatggtgttatcattacgacaagttgtgggattcgtttgacaagatggaagaaccagaagaagaagaagatttctttgatgagttggatattttgcgagagtacgaGTCTTCacaggaaaggttcccagctgagtattttACACGACcacgacaaacttcaaatgacgatgaagcaggtccaagcaatgctggtgaacacgatgatgtccaacaaaatgaagttgctcaagataatcagtcggaacagaatgataatcaagaatctgagaatatgccgatatttgatcgtggtgattcagattctgagggggagcaaattcagggttcaagtcaaacaaacacaattagtgaacaaggtgcaaatcagaatgttactaatctggaaggcgatgtagatgttccaagcgaagtaatgccacgaactctttcatactatccagaggagctgatcattggagaattgcaatcaggcgttcgcacgagacgtcaaattgaccagggccttacatgtttttattctatagtagcacctttacaaactgatttttcattaagttgttttatttcacagatcgaaccgcgaacttacaaagaggcgcttactgaagattcttgggtcaatgcgatgctAGAATGTGACAAttgtgctctttaa